From a region of the Georgenia yuyongxinii genome:
- a CDS encoding cell wall-binding repeat-containing protein — MGSEPGDTNEPDDPGPTIPDDPTSPVSRLGGADRYETAAKVAGRYSPGVEVAYVATGMDYPDALTGAALAGKNDGPVLLTRPNSLPTATADALARLKPRRIVVLGGPAAVSKAVADLLRAYSTANTADEVTRLAGDDRYGTAAAVAAKYPERVAVAYLATGTDYPDALTGAALAGHTGGPVLLTRSDSLPTATADALATLQPRRIVVLGGPGAVSKAVVDRLPAYATANTTDEVTRLAGEDRYGTAAAVAGKYPKGVEIAYVATGTDFPDALTGAALAASTGGPVLLTRPGTLPAFTATALGNLAPRHVTILGGTAAVSTTVEKAVAALLK, encoded by the coding sequence TTGGGTTCCGAGCCCGGTGACACAAACGAGCCCGACGACCCCGGTCCCACCATCCCAGACGACCCCACCTCACCCGTCTCCCGCCTCGGCGGTGCGGACCGCTACGAGACTGCCGCGAAGGTCGCGGGCAGGTACTCCCCCGGCGTGGAGGTGGCCTATGTCGCCACGGGCATGGACTACCCCGACGCTCTGACCGGCGCCGCCCTGGCTGGGAAGAACGACGGCCCAGTCCTGCTCACCCGGCCCAACAGCCTCCCCACCGCAACCGCCGACGCGCTGGCGCGGCTCAAACCGCGTCGCATCGTCGTTCTCGGCGGCCCGGCGGCTGTCTCCAAGGCGGTCGCCGATCTGCTACGCGCCTACTCCACGGCCAACACCGCAGACGAGGTCACCCGCCTCGCAGGCGACGACCGGTACGGCACCGCCGCCGCGGTAGCCGCCAAGTACCCCGAGCGAGTCGCGGTCGCCTACCTCGCCACCGGGACCGACTACCCCGACGCCCTCACCGGCGCGGCGCTGGCCGGACACACCGGCGGCCCGGTGCTGCTGACGCGATCCGACAGTCTCCCCACCGCAACAGCCGACGCGCTCGCCACCCTGCAGCCGCGTCGCATCGTGGTCCTCGGCGGCCCCGGAGCAGTCTCGAAGGCGGTCGTCGACCGGCTGCCCGCCTACGCCACGGCCAACACCACCGACGAGGTAACCCGCCTCGCCGGCGAGGATCGGTACGGCACCGCCGCCGCGGTCGCCGGCAAGTACCCCAAGGGAGTCGAGATCGCCTACGTCGCCACCGGGACCGACTTCCCGGACGCCCTCACCGGTGCGGCCCTCGCCGCCTCCACCGGCGGGCCAGTGCTGCTCACGCGACCCGGCACGCTACCGGCGTTCACCGCCACGGCGCTCGGGAACCTCGCGCCCAGGCACGTGACCATCCTGGGTGGCACCGCAGCCGTCAGCACCACGGTGGAGAAGGCGGTGGCGGCACTTCTGAAGTAG
- a CDS encoding glycosyltransferase family 2 protein codes for MSGTGADADAAVRVVSVTFNPGDELEAFARSLADATSRPVTLVLVDNGSDPSVVDDVAARYGATVLRPGRNLGYGAAANLGAREGEEPWVVVANPDLVWHAGALDELLAAGARHPRAGSLGPRILNLDGTLYPSARAIPSLTQGAGHAVFARFWPGNPWSRAYRRQQEVVEASEHAVGWLSGACLLLRREALAPLGGFDERYFMFFEDVDLGDRLGRAGWQNLYVPTAAVVHDQGASWRERPTAMIRAHHRSAEQYLHGRYAAWWQAPLRWAITLGLRTRAWWETRGR; via the coding sequence ATGAGCGGGACAGGGGCGGACGCGGACGCAGCGGTGCGCGTGGTGAGTGTGACCTTCAACCCCGGCGACGAGCTCGAGGCCTTCGCCCGCTCGCTCGCCGATGCGACGTCCCGGCCGGTGACGCTGGTGCTGGTGGACAACGGCTCGGACCCGTCGGTGGTCGACGACGTCGCCGCCCGGTACGGCGCCACCGTGCTGCGCCCCGGCCGCAACCTGGGCTACGGCGCCGCCGCCAACCTCGGCGCGCGGGAGGGCGAGGAGCCGTGGGTGGTGGTGGCCAACCCCGATCTCGTGTGGCACGCGGGGGCGCTGGACGAGCTGCTCGCCGCCGGCGCGCGACACCCCCGCGCGGGCTCGCTCGGACCGCGCATCCTCAACCTCGACGGCACGCTGTACCCCTCCGCCCGGGCGATCCCCTCGCTGACCCAGGGTGCCGGGCACGCGGTGTTCGCGCGGTTCTGGCCGGGCAACCCGTGGTCGCGGGCGTACCGGCGCCAGCAGGAGGTCGTGGAGGCGAGCGAGCACGCCGTGGGGTGGCTGTCCGGCGCATGCCTGCTGCTGCGCCGCGAGGCCCTCGCGCCGCTCGGGGGTTTCGACGAGCGCTACTTCATGTTCTTCGAGGACGTCGACCTCGGTGACCGGCTGGGCCGGGCGGGTTGGCAGAACCTCTACGTGCCGACGGCCGCGGTGGTGCACGACCAGGGCGCGAGCTGGCGCGAGCGGCCCACCGCGATGATCCGTGCCCACCACCGCAGCGCGGAGCAGTACCTGCACGGGCGCTACGCGGCGTGGTGGCAGGCACCGCTGCGGTGGGCCATCACGCTGGGGCTCCGGACGCGGGCGTGGTGGGAGACGCGCGGGAGGTAG
- a CDS encoding DUF6541 family protein — MSWWAALPGALALVALWVLPGWAVTRALGARGIVGLGAGPAVTAAMLGGLGVLYGAVGVRWSLGSALTGLLGVVLLAAAAGALLRRRSVGRLVVPAPGAGVWPGEWFGPSSSSSSAASSAWWRGLALPAPFARAEAAGLTLALAVAAVLIAGPMVAGMGAPDRPEQAWDAVFHLNALALVRESGNASTLGALAPMYGGGRPYYPIVWHAMAAVAPGLSSVPAAANLQNLVLGAVVWPAGVAALTRVAVRPVLPALVAPVLAASFVAYPTVVLTVLAPWPYGLSIAVLPGALAALVVALRTPWMWGPKLAGTLIAALALGGTVAAHGSGAFSVIAVAGALVVVVLARQARHWWAGRPRLVTVVAVACAGLFATSALAVARFPALRSTLGFERGGADSYVPTLKKLLVDAPLVYEYGDVGFGHVAVTVLAAVGAVVCLLRRRARWLVLGWAGAVVLVLLAAGPVENPLRGLTGFWYTQAARIAPLIVLPAALLAAVGLTAVGDRLARLLGGARGGATASGGPRALVASVAVLVMVVATSGGMRWGVKERVTASVYEPGQIAWGTMLTEAELAMMQRLPDQLPADAVVLGDPFNGSAYLPALAGVDVVFPQLGAVQGAHARTLESSLDQIRTDPAVCGAATALGVTHVYTDNAGAADGAKVHERTAAMRALDTSSGFELVDSGGTARVWRLTAC; from the coding sequence TTGAGCTGGTGGGCGGCGCTGCCCGGCGCGCTGGCGCTGGTGGCGCTGTGGGTGCTGCCCGGCTGGGCTGTGACGCGGGCGCTGGGAGCCCGGGGGATCGTCGGGCTCGGCGCCGGGCCCGCCGTCACGGCGGCGATGCTCGGTGGGCTGGGAGTTCTCTATGGCGCCGTCGGGGTTCGGTGGTCACTCGGAAGCGCGCTGACCGGCCTCCTCGGTGTGGTGCTGCTGGCCGCGGCGGCCGGAGCACTCCTGCGACGCCGGTCGGTCGGCCGCCTCGTAGTTCCCGCGCCTGGGGCAGGTGTCTGGCCGGGGGAGTGGTTCGGTCCGTCGTCGTCGTCGTCGTCGGCGGCGTCGTCTGCCTGGTGGCGCGGCCTCGCCCTGCCCGCCCCGTTCGCCCGGGCTGAGGCGGCGGGCCTCACGCTCGCTCTCGCCGTCGCCGCGGTGCTGATCGCAGGCCCGATGGTCGCCGGCATGGGCGCCCCCGACCGGCCCGAGCAGGCGTGGGACGCCGTCTTCCACCTCAACGCCCTCGCCTTGGTGCGTGAGAGCGGCAACGCGTCCACGCTGGGGGCGCTCGCCCCGATGTACGGCGGCGGCCGCCCCTACTACCCGATCGTGTGGCACGCCATGGCGGCCGTCGCGCCCGGGCTGAGCTCGGTTCCCGCAGCGGCCAACCTGCAGAACTTGGTGCTGGGGGCCGTCGTGTGGCCTGCCGGTGTCGCCGCGCTCACCCGCGTCGCGGTGCGTCCGGTGCTGCCTGCGCTGGTTGCCCCGGTGCTGGCCGCGAGCTTCGTGGCCTATCCGACGGTGGTCCTCACGGTCCTGGCCCCGTGGCCCTACGGACTCTCCATCGCCGTGCTGCCGGGAGCCCTCGCCGCACTCGTCGTCGCGCTCCGCACGCCGTGGATGTGGGGGCCGAAGCTCGCAGGGACGCTCATCGCGGCGCTGGCCCTGGGTGGGACGGTGGCCGCACATGGTTCCGGGGCATTCTCGGTCATCGCGGTGGCCGGTGCCCTGGTGGTGGTGGTGCTCGCCCGGCAGGCGCGCCACTGGTGGGCCGGACGACCGCGCCTGGTGACCGTGGTCGCCGTCGCCTGCGCGGGGCTCTTCGCCACGTCGGCGCTCGCGGTCGCGCGATTCCCGGCCCTGCGCAGCACGCTCGGGTTCGAGCGGGGAGGGGCGGACAGCTATGTGCCCACCCTCAAGAAGCTCCTCGTCGACGCGCCCCTGGTGTACGAGTACGGCGACGTCGGCTTCGGTCACGTGGCAGTCACCGTGCTCGCGGCCGTGGGTGCGGTGGTGTGCCTGCTGAGACGGCGCGCCCGCTGGCTGGTGCTTGGCTGGGCCGGCGCCGTCGTGCTCGTGCTCCTCGCCGCCGGGCCGGTGGAGAACCCGCTGCGCGGGCTGACCGGCTTCTGGTACACCCAGGCCGCGCGTATCGCGCCGCTCATCGTGCTGCCCGCCGCGCTGCTCGCCGCGGTCGGGCTCACGGCCGTGGGGGACCGGCTCGCCCGGCTCCTGGGCGGCGCTCGGGGTGGGGCGACGGCGTCCGGCGGGCCACGGGCTCTGGTGGCATCCGTCGCGGTGCTCGTGATGGTCGTCGCCACCAGCGGGGGGATGCGCTGGGGGGTGAAGGAGCGGGTGACGGCGTCGGTGTACGAGCCGGGGCAGATCGCCTGGGGCACGATGCTCACCGAGGCGGAGCTGGCCATGATGCAGCGGCTGCCCGACCAGCTGCCCGCGGACGCCGTGGTGCTGGGGGACCCCTTCAACGGCTCCGCCTACCTGCCCGCGCTGGCGGGGGTGGACGTGGTCTTTCCCCAGCTCGGCGCGGTCCAGGGCGCGCACGCGCGCACGCTGGAGAGCTCCCTGGACCAGATCCGCACCGACCCGGCCGTGTGTGGTGCCGCGACGGCGCTCGGCGTCACGCACGTCTACACCGACAACGCCGGTGCGGCAGACGGGGCGAAGGTGCACGAGCGCACCGCAGCCATGCGCGCCCTCGACACCTCGAGCGGGTTCGAGCTGGTGGACTCGGGTGGGACGGCGCGCGTGTGGCGGCTGACGGCGTGCTGA
- a CDS encoding cell wall-binding repeat-containing protein encodes MRRWGKTLTAAAVLTAALAGAPAHGVSAEDVSAHTIEVAPGTQDLVRDKLAELGIEPSYEFTTTTDGFTAQLTEEQAAALADLPAVTSAERARPVSILGTQYDPTWGLDRIDQAARTLDGRYTYPDTAGRGVRVYVLDTGVTPLPELGGRLAPGADFTDDGRRTTTDCQGHGTHVAGTIASQTYGVAKRATIVPVRVLGCDGRGETTDVHEAIDWILATHPAGTPGVLNLSIGGTDPDLGLEQAIRRAVRDAGLTVVVAAGNENTAAARTSPARVDEAVTVGASTRADTRWTENAGRGSNWGAKVDLFAPGAEVHSLHYAAPGRTAAMTGTSAAAPHVAGAAALLLGDVPGATPAQVAATLTGQAGRVLTGTGPGSPDLLLRVPQPAKPLDGLDRLGGANRYATAALIATDAFEPGVPVAYVATGQGYADALAAASAAAHDHGPTLLVSPRAVPAEVRAELTRLRPGRIVVLGGPSVVSGAVRTELAGYTYGEVTRVAGADRYETSARVSAATFDPGVPVAYLATGGGYADALAGAAAAGGRGPVLLTGRDRLPPSVAAELERLRPRRVVVLGGPSVVSEAVLDRVGGHTGGEVRRLFGGDRYETAARVSAATFDGGVPVAYVATGQDYADALAGAPAAGGRGPVLLTAPTGVPPSLAAELARLRPGRIVVLGGTGVVPGPVAQTLAELVAR; translated from the coding sequence GTGAGGCGGTGGGGCAAGACGTTGACGGCGGCCGCCGTTCTCACTGCGGCTCTCGCGGGGGCCCCGGCGCACGGTGTCTCGGCGGAGGACGTATCGGCCCACACGATCGAGGTCGCTCCCGGCACCCAGGACCTCGTCCGCGACAAGCTCGCCGAGCTGGGCATCGAGCCCAGCTACGAGTTCACCACCACGACCGACGGGTTCACCGCGCAGCTCACCGAGGAGCAGGCCGCCGCCCTGGCCGACCTGCCCGCCGTCACGTCGGCGGAGCGGGCCCGGCCCGTCTCCATCCTCGGCACCCAGTACGACCCCACCTGGGGCCTCGACCGCATCGACCAGGCCGCCCGCACGCTCGACGGGCGCTACACCTACCCCGACACCGCCGGGCGCGGCGTCCGGGTGTACGTGCTGGACACCGGCGTCACGCCGCTGCCCGAGCTCGGCGGCCGTCTGGCCCCGGGAGCGGACTTCACCGACGACGGCCGGCGTACGACCACCGACTGCCAGGGCCACGGCACACATGTGGCCGGCACGATCGCCTCGCAGACCTACGGCGTCGCGAAGCGGGCGACGATCGTGCCCGTACGCGTGCTCGGCTGTGACGGCCGCGGCGAGACCACCGACGTCCACGAGGCCATCGACTGGATACTGGCCACCCACCCCGCCGGCACCCCGGGTGTCCTCAACCTCAGCATCGGCGGCACGGACCCCGACCTGGGGCTGGAGCAGGCGATCCGCCGTGCGGTCCGCGACGCCGGCCTGACGGTGGTCGTCGCCGCGGGGAACGAGAACACCGCCGCCGCCCGCACGTCCCCGGCCCGCGTCGACGAGGCCGTCACCGTCGGGGCGTCGACCAGGGCGGACACCCGGTGGACGGAAAACGCCGGCCGCGGGTCGAACTGGGGGGCCAAGGTCGACCTGTTCGCCCCCGGCGCCGAGGTGCACTCGCTGCACTACGCCGCCCCGGGCCGGACCGCCGCCATGACGGGCACCTCGGCGGCCGCCCCGCACGTCGCGGGCGCCGCCGCGCTCCTCCTGGGCGACGTGCCAGGCGCGACGCCGGCCCAGGTGGCCGCGACGCTCACCGGCCAGGCCGGGCGGGTGCTGACCGGCACCGGCCCGGGGTCCCCGGACCTGCTCCTGCGGGTGCCGCAGCCGGCAAAGCCCCTCGACGGCCTCGACCGGCTGGGGGGAGCGAACCGGTACGCGACGGCGGCGCTGATCGCCACTGACGCGTTCGAACCCGGCGTGCCGGTGGCGTACGTGGCCACCGGGCAGGGCTACGCCGACGCCCTCGCCGCCGCCTCGGCCGCCGCGCACGACCACGGGCCCACGCTGCTGGTGTCCCCCCGAGCGGTTCCCGCCGAGGTCCGCGCCGAGCTGACACGGCTGCGGCCGGGCCGGATCGTCGTGCTCGGTGGGCCGTCGGTGGTCTCGGGGGCGGTGCGGACCGAGCTCGCCGGGTACACGTACGGCGAGGTGACCCGGGTGGCCGGCGCCGACCGGTACGAGACCTCGGCACGGGTCTCGGCCGCCACGTTCGACCCCGGCGTCCCGGTCGCCTACCTGGCCACGGGCGGCGGGTACGCCGACGCCCTGGCCGGGGCCGCGGCCGCCGGCGGGCGCGGCCCGGTGCTGCTGACGGGCCGCGACCGGCTCCCGCCCTCGGTCGCCGCCGAGCTCGAGCGGCTGCGTCCGCGGCGGGTCGTAGTGCTCGGCGGGCCGTCGGTGGTCTCCGAGGCGGTGCTGGACCGGGTCGGCGGGCACACCGGCGGGGAGGTGCGGCGGCTGTTCGGCGGGGACCGGTATGAGACGGCCGCGCGGGTCTCGGCCGCCACGTTCGACGGCGGCGTCCCGGTCGCGTACGTCGCCACCGGTCAGGACTACGCCGACGCCCTGGCCGGTGCGCCGGCCGCCGGTGGGCGCGGCCCGGTGCTGCTGACCGCCCCGACCGGGGTGCCGCCGTCGCTCGCGGCCGAGCTCGCCCGGCTGCGCCCGGGGCGGATCGTGGTGCTCGGGGGCACCGGCGTCGTGCCCGGGCCCGTCGCGCAGACGCTTGCGGAGCTCGTGGCGCGTTAA
- a CDS encoding glycoside hydrolase family 127 protein gives MSTPSADAASALATGPDHGRPVAPSTGVLRPLGLDEVRITGGFWGRFQELNATTIIDHAERWMERVSWIGNFDAAVENRLPADRRGREFSDSDVYKLMEAMAWEIGRTGDRTLEARLVALVDRVAPVQEADGYLNTMFGRPGQQPRYSDLEWGHELYCYGHLFQAAVARGRTHGRDKLVEIAVRAADHVCETFGPDGLDAVCGHPEVEVALVELGRYTGDRRYLEQARLFVERRGRGTLAQIEFGQQYFQDDVPVRDAEVLRGHAVRALYLASGAADVAVETADAELLGAVDRQLATTLARRTYITGGMGAHHEGESFGDDYELPPDRSYSETCAGVAAVMTGQRMLLATGKARHADLVERALYNVVATSPAEDGKAFFYTNTLHQRTPGIVAAPDAVSPRAAASLRAPWFAVSCCPTNVARTLASLGAYVATADDDGVQLHQYAPADIRTTLPDGEVVELRVLTEYPADGHIRVEVLRGAARPWTLSLRVPAWADGATVTAARSSEPVTAGYARVTRAFAAGEVVQLELPVHARWSWADPRVDAARGQVAVERGPVVMCLESVDLGADVATARVRTDEPPLERDGAVLVPVVTAELDDAAWPYRHGAPNPPASEPRLVPLTPYHRWANRGSSTMRVWMPVD, from the coding sequence ATGTCCACACCTTCGGCTGACGCCGCGTCGGCCCTCGCCACCGGCCCGGACCACGGCCGCCCCGTTGCCCCGTCGACCGGGGTGCTCCGGCCCCTCGGGCTCGATGAGGTCCGGATCACCGGCGGTTTCTGGGGCCGGTTCCAGGAGCTCAACGCCACTACGATCATCGACCACGCCGAGCGGTGGATGGAGCGGGTGAGCTGGATCGGCAACTTCGACGCCGCCGTCGAGAACCGGCTCCCCGCCGACCGCCGTGGGCGCGAGTTCTCCGACTCCGACGTCTACAAGCTCATGGAGGCCATGGCCTGGGAGATCGGACGGACCGGTGACCGGACCCTCGAGGCCCGGCTCGTCGCGCTGGTGGACCGCGTCGCCCCGGTCCAGGAGGCCGACGGCTACCTGAACACCATGTTCGGCCGGCCCGGGCAGCAGCCGCGCTACAGCGACCTCGAGTGGGGCCATGAGCTGTACTGCTACGGCCACCTCTTCCAGGCCGCCGTCGCCCGCGGACGCACCCACGGGCGTGACAAGCTGGTGGAGATCGCGGTGCGCGCCGCCGACCACGTGTGCGAGACGTTCGGCCCGGACGGGCTCGACGCCGTGTGCGGGCACCCGGAGGTCGAGGTCGCCCTGGTAGAGCTGGGGCGGTACACCGGCGATCGTCGATACCTCGAGCAGGCCCGCCTGTTCGTCGAGCGTCGCGGCCGTGGCACGCTCGCGCAGATCGAGTTCGGGCAGCAGTACTTCCAGGACGACGTGCCGGTGCGGGACGCCGAGGTGCTGCGCGGGCATGCCGTGCGGGCCTTGTATCTCGCGTCCGGCGCGGCCGACGTCGCCGTCGAGACCGCCGACGCCGAGCTGCTCGGTGCCGTCGACCGTCAGCTCGCCACCACGCTGGCCCGCCGCACCTACATCACGGGGGGCATGGGCGCTCACCACGAGGGCGAGTCCTTCGGCGATGACTATGAGCTGCCGCCCGACCGGTCCTACTCCGAGACGTGCGCCGGCGTGGCCGCCGTCATGACCGGTCAGCGGATGCTGCTGGCCACCGGGAAGGCCCGGCACGCCGACCTCGTCGAGCGGGCGCTGTACAACGTGGTCGCCACCTCACCGGCGGAGGACGGCAAGGCCTTCTTCTACACGAACACGCTGCACCAGCGCACGCCCGGGATCGTGGCGGCGCCCGACGCCGTCAGCCCCCGCGCCGCGGCCAGTCTGCGCGCGCCGTGGTTCGCGGTCTCCTGCTGCCCGACGAACGTCGCCCGCACGCTCGCCTCGCTCGGGGCCTACGTGGCCACGGCCGACGACGACGGCGTCCAGCTCCACCAGTACGCCCCGGCCGACATCCGCACCACCCTGCCCGACGGCGAGGTTGTCGAGCTGCGCGTGCTGACCGAGTACCCCGCCGACGGCCACATCCGGGTCGAGGTGCTGCGCGGGGCCGCGCGCCCGTGGACCCTCAGCCTGCGGGTGCCCGCCTGGGCCGACGGTGCGACCGTGACCGCCGCCCGCAGCTCGGAGCCCGTGACCGCCGGGTACGCCCGGGTCACCCGTGCGTTCGCGGCCGGGGAGGTGGTGCAGCTCGAACTACCCGTCCACGCCCGCTGGAGCTGGGCGGACCCCCGGGTGGACGCGGCCCGCGGGCAGGTCGCCGTCGAACGTGGGCCGGTCGTCATGTGCCTGGAGTCGGTCGACCTCGGCGCCGACGTCGCCACCGCCCGGGTGCGGACCGACGAACCGCCGCTCGAGCGCGACGGCGCCGTCCTCGTCCCGGTGGTGACCGCCGAGCTCGACGACGCGGCCTGGCCCTACCGCCACGGGGCACCGAACCCGCCGGCGAGCGAACCCCGGCTCGTGCCGCTCACGCCCTACCACCGGTGGGCCAACCGGGGGTCGTCGACCATGCGCGTGTGGATGCCGGTCGACTGA
- a CDS encoding carbohydrate ABC transporter permease, whose amino-acid sequence MRRKAGLVTGAIKILLAIMYGIPLLWIILTSFKSSADVFASDATFLFRPVTTAYVDALNGDLMAALQQSVLIAVGTTVLVLLIAVPAAYGLARTRGHVATIGLGLLIVLQMLPQTANIIPLFQVFGNWGLLDSTLGVIFADTALLTPFAVMLMRPFFRAVPIELEEAASIDGASVRRSFFSVVLPMARNGIATSGTLVFMLAWGEFLYAVNLFLSPGTYPLSALLAQQVGAFGINWPGLMALAVLTSIPILLVYALSYRLLRDGLTVGAVK is encoded by the coding sequence ATGAGGCGCAAGGCCGGCCTCGTCACCGGGGCCATCAAGATCCTGCTCGCCATCATGTACGGCATCCCGCTGCTGTGGATCATCCTCACGTCGTTCAAGAGCTCGGCAGACGTCTTCGCCTCCGACGCGACGTTCCTGTTCCGTCCCGTCACCACCGCCTACGTGGACGCGCTGAACGGTGACCTCATGGCTGCCCTGCAGCAGTCGGTCCTCATCGCCGTGGGGACCACCGTTCTAGTGCTCCTCATCGCGGTCCCGGCTGCCTACGGCCTGGCCCGCACGCGCGGCCACGTGGCGACGATCGGGCTTGGACTGCTCATCGTCCTGCAGATGCTCCCGCAGACGGCGAACATCATCCCGCTGTTCCAGGTGTTCGGGAACTGGGGGCTCCTCGACAGCACGCTCGGCGTGATCTTCGCCGACACCGCACTGCTCACCCCGTTCGCCGTGATGCTCATGCGGCCGTTCTTCCGCGCCGTGCCGATCGAGCTGGAGGAAGCCGCCTCCATCGATGGCGCCTCGGTCCGGCGCTCGTTCTTCTCCGTGGTCCTGCCCATGGCCCGCAACGGCATCGCGACCTCCGGCACGCTCGTGTTCATGCTCGCCTGGGGCGAGTTCCTCTACGCCGTGAACCTGTTCCTCTCGCCCGGCACCTACCCGCTCAGCGCCCTGCTCGCCCAGCAGGTGGGGGCGTTCGGTATCAACTGGCCGGGCCTGATGGCCCTCGCCGTCCTCACCTCGATCCCCATCCTCCTCGTCTACGCCCTCAGCTACCGGCTGCTGCGCGACGGCCTCACGGTCGGCGCGGTCAAGTAG
- a CDS encoding carbohydrate ABC transporter permease: MAVIDTSVPTRSARGRAAARPSPWRARRHSRYLFLLPAAVFLALFAIYPLMTLVRMSLSDVTSVTLNSEWVFTGLENFRDGIASGDTTAALTRTLVFVVAVTIVSMVGGLAAAVALRTAGRWSEVVLALMVFVWALPPVVNGSVWKFLFADAGLLNVVARWIGLTDTALPFLYDQYWALWSVAFVNAWACIPFNALVFRAALMNINPEVFEAAALDGVSRWQEIRHIMIPAARPTALVLLVLTIVFGFRSFDYIYVMTYGGPGTATNTLPFLGYLQAFSRYDFGLGASTSVIAVLFVIVLAVVYARSIKREESE, from the coding sequence ATGGCGGTGATCGACACATCAGTGCCCACGCGGTCGGCGCGGGGACGGGCGGCCGCCCGTCCGTCCCCGTGGCGCGCCCGGCGCCACAGCCGGTACCTCTTCCTGCTCCCGGCCGCCGTCTTCCTCGCCCTGTTCGCCATCTACCCGCTCATGACCCTCGTGCGGATGAGCCTGAGCGACGTCACCTCCGTGACACTGAACTCGGAGTGGGTGTTCACCGGGCTGGAGAACTTCCGCGACGGGATCGCCTCGGGCGACACCACCGCGGCCCTGACCCGCACGCTGGTGTTCGTCGTCGCCGTCACGATCGTCTCCATGGTCGGCGGCCTGGCGGCCGCGGTGGCGCTGCGCACCGCCGGCCGCTGGTCGGAGGTGGTGCTGGCGCTGATGGTCTTCGTCTGGGCGCTGCCGCCGGTGGTCAACGGCAGCGTATGGAAGTTCCTCTTCGCCGACGCGGGCCTGCTCAACGTCGTCGCCCGGTGGATCGGCCTGACGGACACCGCACTGCCGTTCCTGTACGACCAGTACTGGGCCCTGTGGTCGGTGGCGTTCGTCAACGCCTGGGCCTGCATCCCGTTCAACGCGCTGGTGTTCCGGGCGGCGCTGATGAACATCAATCCCGAGGTCTTCGAGGCGGCCGCGCTCGACGGCGTCTCCCGCTGGCAGGAGATCCGGCACATCATGATCCCGGCCGCGCGGCCCACCGCGCTGGTGCTGCTCGTGCTGACGATCGTCTTCGGGTTCCGCAGCTTCGACTACATCTACGTGATGACCTACGGCGGTCCAGGCACGGCCACCAACACCCTGCCGTTCCTCGGGTACCTCCAGGCGTTCAGCCGCTACGACTTCGGCCTCGGCGCCTCGACCTCCGTGATCGCGGTGCTGTTCGTCATCGTCCTCGCGGTGGTCTACGCCCGCAGCATCAAGCGGGAGGAGTCGGAATGA